CTGGCGGTCATCGGCGGTGCGTCCTCGGCGTCGGCGGACGCCAAGGCGGAGGGCGCCGCGATCGGCTCGCCCGGTGTCCTCTCGGGCAACCTGATCCAGATCCCGATCCACGTTCCGAGCAACCTGTGCGGGAACAGCGTCAACGTGATCGGCGCGCTCAACCCGACCGCCGGCAACGTCTGCGTCAACGCCTGACGGTCGTGAAGCCCGGCTCATCCCGGTCGCGGACAGCGCCGGGATGAGCCGCACGCGCCGCCGCCGTCAGGACAGGGTGCGGACGTGCTGGTCGCGCAGTTCGTAGCGGGCGGCGACCACGGCCAGCTCGCCCGCCGCCACCTTCACGGCGAGGTCGGGCTCGGCCGCCAGCCGGCGGCGCACTCCCCGGACGTGTGCGTTGATCGTCGCGTCGACGCGGGCGTCACCGTGCTGGCCGTGGTCGATGGACGGCCGTATCTGATCGGCCAGGTACTGGATGTGGGCGGGGAGCGGTTCGCCCGTTTCGTCCGCGTGGACGGTCGCGGCCACGGCTCCGCACGACTGGTGGGCCAGGACGAGCACCAGCGGTACGCGCAGCTCCAGAACCCCGTACGCGATGCTCCCCAGCACCGCCTCGTCGAGCACCTCGCCCGCCGACCGCTCGGTCAGCGGGTCGCCCAGCCCCTGGTCGAACACCAGCTCCGGCGGCACCCGCGAATCGACGCAGCCCAGCACGATCGCGAA
Above is a genomic segment from Streptomyces sp. NBC_01233 containing:
- a CDS encoding chaplin, with amino-acid sequence MSRVLKSAGLALVMSLAVIGGASSASADAKAEGAAIGSPGVLSGNLIQIPIHVPSNLCGNSVNVIGALNPTAGNVCVNA
- a CDS encoding carbonic anhydrase, which codes for MRPRPQLPCSLAGLPSGRAFDTRTPAAVPRSRRALLRTAVAGTAAAGAGLALGSVFPASAASRDQESAERVITPAQALRRLAAGNQRWRTLRQEHPHESAYLRRRLVEGQQPFAIVLGCVDSRVPPELVFDQGLGDPLTERSAGEVLDEAVLGSIAYGVLELRVPLVLVLAHQSCGAVAATVHADETGEPLPAHIQYLADQIRPSIDHGQHGDARVDATINAHVRGVRRRLAAEPDLAVKVAAGELAVVAARYELRDQHVRTLS